The genomic interval ATTCAAAAGATGGGACTACCATCCAAACAGTTGCATAACTACGACTATGGCGGCCCATATGCCGGATTCCGGGGAGCGGTAAACTTTGCAAAAGAAATGGCCATGCTTCTCAATAACCCGGTCTGGAGCTATGTCAAGCCCCTGTGGGAAAAAGAGCCTGAAATCAGGGCCGAATTCGGCAATAAGTAGTAGGGGAGAAAACAATATGCTGAGTTTAACACCGAAAGAAATATCTGACAGAAATGCTTTAACCGTTAATCCGGCCAAAACCTGTCAGCCTATAGGAGCCATGTATGCGGCGCTCGGCATTCACCGGTGCCTGCCGCACAGCCACGGGTCTCAAGGGTGCTGCGCCTACCACAGGAGCCACCTGACCCGGCACTACAAAGAGCCGGTCATGGCCTCAACCAGTTCCTTCACCGAAGGTGCGGCAGTGTTTGGCGGCATGAGTAACCTGCGCCAGGCCATTACCAACATATTCCATATATATGATCCCGATGTTATCGCGGTCCATACCACCTGCCTGTCCGAGACCATTGGCGATGACCTTTCCACGATCATCCTCAAGGCCAGAGACGAGGGCCTCGTTCCTGAGGGGAAATGGGTCATTCACTGCAACACTCCAAGCTACGCAGGCTCTCACGTGACCGGATTTTCCAATATGACCACGGGCATGGTGAAATACTTCGCTCAGGAAAACGAGAGACACCGCGAGCAGATAAACCTCATTCCAGGATATGTGGAGCCTTCGGACATGCGGGAAATAAAGAGGCTGCTGGCCGAAATGGAGCTTCCGTCAGTGGTTTTCCCGGACACTTCGGATGTTTTGGATGCGCCGCAGCAGGGAGCCCCTGTGTCAGTCGGAAAGGCTGCTGATATCTACCCCAAGGGCGGGACCCGGATCAGGGACCTTCAGAGCATGGGGGACAGCAGGGTCACTCTGGCCCTTGGCCCGTTCGCCTCGGAAAATGCAGCCATAGAGCTTGAGAACAGGACCGAAATTCCAGCCAGGATCATGGACCTTCCCATCGGCATCGCTGCTACTGACCGGTTTATCCAGGTGCTTCTGGAAACAGCCGAAGTGCTGGAGCCACCTGCTTCCATTGCTGATGACAGGGGAAGGATGGTGGATATCATGCTCGACATGCAGCAATATTTCTATGATCGCAAGGTAGCCATTTACGGGGACCCTGATCAGGTGATCAGTCTCACTGAATTTGCAGTCAGCCTGGGAATGAAGCCAATCTATGTCCTGACCGGCACGCCGGGGAAACGCTTTGATGCGCGAATCAAGGGTATTTTGAAAGATGTCGTACCTGGAGCCAGAATAAAGAGCAGCGGAGACCTCTTCCTGCTCCATCAGTGGATCAAGAACGAGCCGGTGGACCTTCTGATTGGAAACACCTACGGCAAATACATAGCCAGGGCCGAGGATATCCCCTTTGTCCGCTTTGGTTTCCCTATCCTGGACAGAGTGGGCCACAGCTACTTTCCAACCGTGGGATACCGGGGCGGAATGCGGCTCTTGGAGAAAATGCTCGATGCCCTCCTCGACCGCAAGGACAGGGACGATCCGGAGGAGCGCTTTGAACTGGTATTGTAAGGAATCACCAGTTATCAGTTCTCAGTTGTCTGGTAAGGGAAGAGAAAATGGAACAGATTCTGATTGAACAACAAGCTGAACAACCGATCCCCGATGAAGAGCCGATTCTCGCCGAGCGGCGGGATCAGGTTTATTACAAAGGTGAAGAGCCGTTTCGGATGAGCTGCGACCGGGAGAGTCTGGCCGGTGCGGTCAGTCAAAGGGCCTGTGTTTTTTGCGGCTCCCGGGTTGTCCTCTACCCTATTGCCGATGCTCTTCACCTTGTCCACGGACCCGTAGGGTGTGCGGTCTATACGTGGGACATCCGGGGTGCGCTTTCTTCCGGGACCGAACTGCACCGGCTCAGCTTTTCCACAGACCTTCAGGAGAAGGATGTCATCTTCGGAGGTGAGGAAAAGCTCGCCGGGGCACTCCATGAGCTTATCGATCGTTATCATCCCAGGGCAGCCTTTGTTTACTCTACCTGTATTGTGGGAATCATTGGCGATGACCTCGATGCCATCTGCAAGAGAGTCTCCCGCGAAAAGGGCATTCCCGTTATCCCGGTGAAATCCGAGGGGTTTAAGGGAGGAAAGCGCGACGGTTATATGGCCGCCTGCGCGGCCCTCTCCCGCCTTGTGGGAACGGGCGATACTTCGGGGATCGGCCCTTTCAGCCTGAATATCATGGGAGATTTTAACCTGGCTGGCGAGATCTGGATCATCCGGGAATACTTCGAGAAGATGGGCATCCAGGTCGTAGCCAATATAACCGGAGATGGGCGGGTGGACGATATCCGCCGGGCGCATGGCGCTGCCCTGAACGTGGTCCAGTGCTCAGGCTCCACTCTGTATCTGGCTCAAAGCATGGAGAAGGAATTCGGCATTCCCTACCTTCGGGTTTCGTATCTTGGCATAGAGGACATGACCGAATCCCTCTATGCTGTAGCCGGATTCTTTGGTGATCCGCACATGATGGAGCGGACCAGAAAGCTGGTCCGCGACGAGCTGGCCGTTCTCTATCCGCAGCTTCAGAAGTATCGACAGGCATTGCGGGGGAAAAAGGCCGCCATCTACGTAGGCGGGGCTTTCAAGGCGTTCTCTCTGGTCAAGACCTTTCGCCTGCTCGACATGGAGGTGGTTATGGTCGGCTCCCAGACCGGCAGGAAGGAAGATTATCTGGAATTGAAGGAAATCACCTCTGATGGAACGGTCATAGTTGATGACTCCAATCCTCTGGAGCTGGCCTCCTTTCTCAGGGGAAAAAAGGTGGATGTGTTTGTGGGCGGCGTCAAGGAAAGACCCATTGCCTATAAACTGGGTATCCCTTTTTGTGACCATAATCACGAGAGAAAAGAGGCACTCGAAGGTTTTATCGGCATGTTGAACTTTACCCGTGAAATATACAGCTCGGTAATGAGCCCGGTATGGCAGTTTGTGCCTGGCCGTAAAAGATAAGATAACAGGAGGAGCATACAATGCCTGCACCCGCACCCCAAAAAGTGGAAAGGAAATATGTTTCCACAGTCAATGCCTGCAAGCTCTGCACTCCCCTGGGCGCATGTCTGGCCTTCAGAGGCATAGAGGGAGCAATGCCCCTTCTCCACGGCTCTCAGGGGTGCAGCACCTACATGAGGCGTTATATCATCAGCCATTTTAACGAGCCGATCGATATTGCCTCTTCATCTTTAGGGGAGAAAAACGCCATCTACGGCGGAGCCATAAACCTGAAAAAGGGAATAACCAACGTGATCAGGAAATACCGTCCCCAGCTCCTTGGAATCGCCACCACCTGCCTGACCGAGACCATCGGCGATAATGTCCCGATGATCCTGAAAGAATACCTGAAGGAGGCCGGGGGACCGGGAGACCGGGAGACGGGGGGACCGGGGGACAGAAAAGATTTCCGTGAACAGGGGGGGCTGCCTTTGATCATTTCCGTATCCACCCCCAGTTATGTCGGGACCCATATGGACGGGTTTCACCTCGCGGTTAAGGCTGCGGTGGAGTCGCTGGCTGAAGGGGGAGAGAAAACCGGCAGGGTCAACCTGCTTCCGGGCTTTGTCTCACCGGCAGATCTACGCTATCTCAAGGAAATCATGGAAGGGTTCGGACTCGAATATACGCTCTTGCCCGATATTTCCGAGAGCCTGGACGCGCCGATCCTTGAGGAATATCACAAAATACCTGATGGGGGCACGCCATTGTCTGAAATCCGGGCTATGGGAAGGGCACAGGCTACCATCGAGTTTGGCCGGACACTGAATTATTCATATGCAGCCGGGAACCCGTACACGGCCGCAGATTACCTTCAGGCCCGATTCGATGTGGACAAATACTCTCTTGGGCTTCCGATCGGAATCAATGAAACGGACCGCTTCTTTGCGGTCCTGGAGCACTTATCCGGACATCCTGCCCCGGATTCCCACCGGCTGGAGAGGGGAAGGCTCATCGATGCGTACGTGGACTCGCATAAGTACCTGTTTGGCCTGCGCGGCATTGTCTATGGAGAGGAAGACCTGGTGATCGGTCTGGCCTCATTTTTATCCGAGACAGGCATCGTCCCCGTGCTCTGCGCATCGGGGGGAAAAAGCGGCAGGTTCGAGGAATGCATCCGGGCCGTGTGTGCCGCACACGCTGGGAATCCTGCTGAGAGCCTTCCGGTCCGTGAAGGAATGGACTTTTACCAGATCGCGGAAGAGGCCGAGAGCTTGAAGCCGGACCTGCTCATAGGGAACAGCAAGGGTTATCCTCTGGCCAGAAAGCTCAATATCCCTTTGATCCGGGTGGGGTTTCCCATCCACGACCGGATCGGCGGGCAGCGCATCCTTCACCTTGGCTACCGGGGAGCACAGAGGCTGCTGGACCAGATCGTCAATACGGTTATTGAAAAAAAACAAAACGACTCACCCGTGGGCTATGCCTATATGTGAAATGTTCAAAGGGCATCATAGGGCTTTTTGATGAATATAGAGGAGAATGTGAGATGGATCTTAATCGACACCCCTGCTATCAGGTCGAAGCAAAAGGCCGGTTTGGCCGGGTGCATCTTCCTATAGCACCAAAATGTAATATACAATGCAATTATTGTAACCGCCAATATGACTGTGTCAATGAAAGCAGACCCGGAGTAACCAGCACCGTGCTCTCTCCGGGACAGGCTCTTCGGTATGTGGAACAGGTTCTTGAGAGGGAGCCAAGAATAACCGTGGCCGGAATAGCGGGTCCTGGAGACCCCCTGGCCAATGCAGAGACCACCATGGAAACGCTCAGCCTGATCAGGCAAAAATTCCCCAAATTGATTCTCTGCCTGGCCACCAACGGTCTGGGGCTGCCTCCCTACCTTGACAGGCTGGCCGAATTAAAGGTCAGCCATGTAACCGTAACCATAAATGCCGTAGATCCTGATGTTGGGGAAAAAATGTATGCCTGGGTCCGCGATGGCCGGGCCGTTTACCGGGGAGGGGCCGCAGCCGAGCTTCTCCTCAATCGACAGATTGAGTCTATTTATGGGCTGAAAATGCGCGGCTTTCTGGTCAAGGTCAACTGCATCGTTGTTCCCGGAGAAAACGACCACCATGTGGCTGAAGTGGCCCGGCGCATGAGTGAGCTTGGTGTGGATATCTTTAATTGCATGCCTGTTTATCCCAGTCCGGACACTCCTTTTGCGGATATTACCGAACCATCCGAAGAGATGATGTCCACGCTTCGTCAGCAGGCTGCCCAATATATTCCCCAATTATATCACTGCACCCGATGCCGGGCCGATGCCGTGGGCCTTTTGAACGAAGACCGGACTCAGGAATTGCGGGATTGCCTGACCGCCTGCAGCGCTTTGCCGCTCAATCCGGATGAGGATCGCCCTTATGTGGCTGTAGCCTCCCGGGAAGGAACGCTGGTCAACCTCCATCTTGGTGAGGCAGCCCAATTTATGATCTTTGGCCAGGCCGGGAAGGGCTTTTCTCTCATGGAAACCAGACCCGGCCCACAGCCAGGGTCCGGCCAGGCACGATGGCAGGCGCTCGTTCATACTCTGAGGGATTGCCGGGCGGTTCTGGTGAGCGGCATAGGCGAATCTCCCAAAACCGTCCTTGAGAAAGCCGGAATTCGTCCGGTGGAGATGTATGGTTTTATTGAACAGGGACTTGAAGCCGTATTCCACAATGGTGACCTGCGGGGGCTTAAAGCACGCCGCATCAGTTGCACCAGGGCCGCAGGATGCAGCAAAAGCGGCAGCGGCGCAGGCTGCTGCGGATAAAGAATTGCAAATTGATAAAGAGATGACGGAAGGAAGGGTAAACTCATGGAGAAAACGCGAGTTGCAGTAGTCTCAAAAGACGGGGTGAATGTAAATGATCACTTTGGCCAGGCCAGTCGATTTCTGATCTACGACTGCGGGGATACTACTCTGAGTCTGGTAGAAGAGCGGTCGGTGGAGCCGCTTTCCGTGGGTGATCCCCATCACCCCTTTGATCCGGAAAAGTTTGGCCGGATAGCAGACCTGCTGAAGGACTGCACCAAAGTCTATGTCACGAAAATAGGAGAAGTTCCGGCAAAAAAATTACAGGAATATAATATTCAACCGATAATTTATGCAGGCCCTATTGCCACTATACCGAGATAAATACGATGACTGTATTCAAACGGAGGAAAGAATCATGAAGAAACCGGCTTACCACATTTTTATCTGCACCAGCTCCCGTATGGCCGGAGAGCCGAAAGGGGTATGTCAGAAGAAAGGAGGCTCTGCTCTTGTCCAGTACCTTGACGAGGAGATCCAAAGCAGGGGGATGG from bacterium carries:
- a CDS encoding nitrogenase component 1, with protein sequence MLSLTPKEISDRNALTVNPAKTCQPIGAMYAALGIHRCLPHSHGSQGCCAYHRSHLTRHYKEPVMASTSSFTEGAAVFGGMSNLRQAITNIFHIYDPDVIAVHTTCLSETIGDDLSTIILKARDEGLVPEGKWVIHCNTPSYAGSHVTGFSNMTTGMVKYFAQENERHREQINLIPGYVEPSDMREIKRLLAEMELPSVVFPDTSDVLDAPQQGAPVSVGKAADIYPKGGTRIRDLQSMGDSRVTLALGPFASENAAIELENRTEIPARIMDLPIGIAATDRFIQVLLETAEVLEPPASIADDRGRMVDIMLDMQQYFYDRKVAIYGDPDQVISLTEFAVSLGMKPIYVLTGTPGKRFDARIKGILKDVVPGARIKSSGDLFLLHQWIKNEPVDLLIGNTYGKYIARAEDIPFVRFGFPILDRVGHSYFPTVGYRGGMRLLEKMLDALLDRKDRDDPEERFELVL
- the nifE gene encoding nitrogenase iron-molybdenum cofactor biosynthesis protein NifE — protein: MSCDRESLAGAVSQRACVFCGSRVVLYPIADALHLVHGPVGCAVYTWDIRGALSSGTELHRLSFSTDLQEKDVIFGGEEKLAGALHELIDRYHPRAAFVYSTCIVGIIGDDLDAICKRVSREKGIPVIPVKSEGFKGGKRDGYMAACAALSRLVGTGDTSGIGPFSLNIMGDFNLAGEIWIIREYFEKMGIQVVANITGDGRVDDIRRAHGAALNVVQCSGSTLYLAQSMEKEFGIPYLRVSYLGIEDMTESLYAVAGFFGDPHMMERTRKLVRDELAVLYPQLQKYRQALRGKKAAIYVGGAFKAFSLVKTFRLLDMEVVMVGSQTGRKEDYLELKEITSDGTVIVDDSNPLELASFLRGKKVDVFVGGVKERPIAYKLGIPFCDHNHERKEALEGFIGMLNFTREIYSSVMSPVWQFVPGRKR
- a CDS encoding nitrogenase component 1 — protein: MPAPAPQKVERKYVSTVNACKLCTPLGACLAFRGIEGAMPLLHGSQGCSTYMRRYIISHFNEPIDIASSSLGEKNAIYGGAINLKKGITNVIRKYRPQLLGIATTCLTETIGDNVPMILKEYLKEAGGPGDRETGGPGDRKDFREQGGLPLIISVSTPSYVGTHMDGFHLAVKAAVESLAEGGEKTGRVNLLPGFVSPADLRYLKEIMEGFGLEYTLLPDISESLDAPILEEYHKIPDGGTPLSEIRAMGRAQATIEFGRTLNYSYAAGNPYTAADYLQARFDVDKYSLGLPIGINETDRFFAVLEHLSGHPAPDSHRLERGRLIDAYVDSHKYLFGLRGIVYGEEDLVIGLASFLSETGIVPVLCASGGKSGRFEECIRAVCAAHAGNPAESLPVREGMDFYQIAEEAESLKPDLLIGNSKGYPLARKLNIPLIRVGFPIHDRIGGQRILHLGYRGAQRLLDQIVNTVIEKKQNDSPVGYAYM
- the nifB gene encoding nitrogenase cofactor biosynthesis protein NifB; this translates as MDLNRHPCYQVEAKGRFGRVHLPIAPKCNIQCNYCNRQYDCVNESRPGVTSTVLSPGQALRYVEQVLEREPRITVAGIAGPGDPLANAETTMETLSLIRQKFPKLILCLATNGLGLPPYLDRLAELKVSHVTVTINAVDPDVGEKMYAWVRDGRAVYRGGAAAELLLNRQIESIYGLKMRGFLVKVNCIVVPGENDHHVAEVARRMSELGVDIFNCMPVYPSPDTPFADITEPSEEMMSTLRQQAAQYIPQLYHCTRCRADAVGLLNEDRTQELRDCLTACSALPLNPDEDRPYVAVASREGTLVNLHLGEAAQFMIFGQAGKGFSLMETRPGPQPGSGQARWQALVHTLRDCRAVLVSGIGESPKTVLEKAGIRPVEMYGFIEQGLEAVFHNGDLRGLKARRISCTRAAGCSKSGSGAGCCG
- a CDS encoding NifB/NifX family molybdenum-iron cluster-binding protein, which encodes MEKTRVAVVSKDGVNVNDHFGQASRFLIYDCGDTTLSLVEERSVEPLSVGDPHHPFDPEKFGRIADLLKDCTKVYVTKIGEVPAKKLQEYNIQPIIYAGPIATIPR